AGCCGGTTCTCGGCGGTCCTGAGCCGCTCGGTGCGGCAGCCCGGCGCCGTGCTCGCGATCACGGCGCTCCTGCTCTTCGTCGGCTGGGCGGCGTTCCCCCAGCTCTTCGCGACGCACGACCCGGTCGACGACCTCGACCCCGCGAGCTCGCTCACGGGGCCGAGCGCCGCGCACTGGTTCGGGACCGATCTCCTCGGGCGCGACGTGTACAGCCGCGTCGTCTACGGCGCACGCGTCTCCCTTCTCGCCGGGACGCTCGCCGTCGCGATCTCGCTCGTGGTCGGCACGGCGCTCGGCATGATCGCCGCCTCCGTCGGCAGGTGGGTGGACTCGGCGATCTCCCGCTTCGTCGACGTGCTCGTCGCCATCCCCGGCCTGCTGCTGTCGATGGCGTTCGTCTCCATCCTCGGCTTCGGCGTCGAGCGCGTGGCGATCGCCGTCGGCATCGCGGGCATCCCGGGCTTCGCGCGCCTCGCACGGGCCGAGACCATCCGCATCCTGAGCCTGCCGTACTTCGACGCCGCCCGCACGAGCGGCACCTCCGGGCCGCTCACGCTCGTCACGCACATCGTGCCCAATGCGACGGGCCCGGTGATCGTGCTCGCGGGCCTGGAGCTCGGCGGCGCGATCCTCTCGGTCGCCGCACTGAGCTTCCTCGGGTTCGGCGCGGTGCCGCCGCACCCCGAATGGGGCTCGATGGTGAACGAGGGACGCATCCAGATCGCGGAGGCCTGGTGGCTCACGACGTTCCCGGGGCTCGTCATCGTGCTGACCGTGCTGTCCCTGAACCGGCTGAGCAGGAATGCGAGGACACGCGCGCGATGACCGACGAACCACTGCTCGACATCGAGGGACTGCGCATCGAGTACCGGTCGCGCCGGGGAGACCACGTCGCCGTCGACGGCGTGGACCTCTCGGTCGCCCGCGGCGAGACCGTCGCCGTCGTCGGCGAGTCGGGATCGGGCAAGACCAGCATCGGCCGGGCCGTCCTGGGCCTGCACCGGAGACGCACGCGCGTCGCCGGCCGCATCGGCTTCCAGGGCCGCGACCTGCTGCATCTCACGGCGAAGCAGTGGCGCAGCGTGCGCGGCCGAGAGGTCGCGCTCATCCCGCAGGATCCGATGGCTTCCCTCAACCCGCTGCGCCGCGTGCGCGCGCAGGTCGCCGAGGCGCTCACGACGCACGGCGTCGCGTCCTCCAAGGCGCGAGAGCGCGCCGACCAGGCGCTGCGGGACGCCGGGCTCACGCGCGTCGACCAGATCGGCGCGCGCTATCCGCATCAGCTCTCCGGCGGTCAGCGCCAGCGCGTCCTCATCGCGATGGCGATCGTCGGCCGCCCCGCCCTCATCGTCGCGGACGAGCCGACGAGCGCCCTCGACGTGACGGTGCAGAAGTACATCCTCGACGGCATCCAGGACCTCATCGCGTCCTCGCGCACGTCGCTGCTGCTCATCACGCACGACCTCGCGGTCGCGGCGGAGCGGGCGGACCGGATCGCCGCGCTCGACCGGGGGGCCATCGTCGAGGACGCCCCGGCGCGCGTCGTCGCCGCCCGGCCGCAGCACGCCTACACGCGTTCGCTCATCGCCTCGCTGCCGCAGCGGAGTCCGCATCCGCTCGTCTCGCCCGCCGCCGCCGACGCGCCGGCCGTGCTCTCCGCAGAAGGACTCCGTCGCTCCTTCGGCGAGGCCGTCGCGCTCGACGACGTCGATCTCGTGCTGCGCCGCGGGCAGACGCTGGGAGTCGTCGGCGAGTCGGGATCGGGCAAGACGACGCTCGCCCGCGTGCTCCTGGGGCTCGACGAGGCCGACGCGGGGACCATCCGCCTCGACGACGGCGAGGAACGAGGGCGCACACGGTCGAGGTCCTTCCGCTCGCGCGTGCAGCCCGTCTTCCAGGACCCGTACTCCTCCCTGGACCCGTCCCACTCGATCGCCTGGTCCGTCCTCGAGCCCGTCCGCGCCCTCACCTCCCTCGGCCCTCGTGCGCAGCGTCGGCGCCTCGAGGAGACCCTCGACCAGGTGCGACTGCCGTCGTCCATCGCCTCCCGCCGGCCCGACGAGCTCTCCGGCGGGCAGCTCCAGCGGGCGGCGATCGCCCGCGCGCTGAGCGTGCGCCCCGACGTCCTCGTCTGCGACGAGGCCGTGAGCTCGCTGGACGTGACGATCCAGGCGCAGATCCTCGAGTTCCTCGCGCAGCTGCAGCGCGAGACGTCGCTGTCGTACCTCTTCATCACGCACGACCTCGCCGTGCTGCGACTCGTGTGCGAGTCGGTGCTCGTGATGCGCGACGGACGCGTCGTCGAACGGGGCACGACGGAATCGGTGTTCGCGGACCCGCGGAGCGCCTACACGCAGGAGCTCATCGCCGCGATCCCCGCCTGGGGCACGGCGTTCGCCCCGGAGGCGTGACGCCGGCCACGCCCCGGCTCTGACTCCGACTCCGACTCCGACTCCGACTCCGACTCCGACTCGAGGACGATCGGTGCGGAAGTGCGGCTCTCGCGCGCCATGACGAGACTTTCGCACCGACGAAGGCTCAGGCCATGGCGCAGCGGGCGCTCAGCGGACGGCGCGGAGCTCCCGCTCGGCCTTCGTCCTGGCCGCGGGCGCGAGGAAGACCGCCGCGCCGACGAGGACGAGCACGACGATCATCGCCTGGCGCAGTCCGAACCTCTCGCCCAGCAGGCCGAGCACGGGAGGGCCGACGAGGAACGCGACGTAGCCGATCGTCGCGGCGAACGACACGCGGGCCGCGGTGTCCTCGCCCGAGTCGCCCGCCGCCGAGAGCGCCACGGGGAAGCCGAGCGACGCGCCGAGTCCCCACAGCACGACCGCCGCGGCCGCCGCCCCCTGATGGTCGACGAAGATCACGACCGCAAGGCCCACCGCGCCCAGGAACGCGCTCGCCCCGAGCACCGCCGCACGCCCGAAGCGGTCGACGAACCATCCGCCCGCGAAGCGGCCCGCGGTCATCGACGCCGCGAAGATCACGTACACGGCCGAGCCGAGGGCGGCGTCGAGCCCGTGGCCCTCCACCATCACGAGCGGAAGCCAGTCGTTGGCCGTCCCCTCCGCCATGGCGAGGGCGAGGATGATGCCGCCCACGAGCAGCAGACCGGGGTCCCTCCAGACGGCGGGACGCGGCGCCGTCGCCGCCCGGGTGGATGAGTCGTCCCGCACGACGGGGCGCCGGCCGATGCCCGCCGGGATGCCGCGGATGGCGACGACGAGCCCCGCGACGACGATCACGGAGACGATCACGAGGTGCAGGACGACGGGGAAGGCGACCGCGGTGAGCAGCATGCCGGCGATCGCGCCGGCCACCGTGCCGAGGCTGAAGAAGCCGTGCATGAGCGGCATCACCGACCGCCCCATCGCCTGCTCCACCTCGGCGCCCTCGACGTTCAGCGCGACCTCGCCGCCGCCCATCCCGAGCCCGAACAGCCCGAGGCCCATCGCGACGACCGGGCTCGCGCCGAAAGCGGTCCCGAGCCCGATGACGGCCACGCCGAGGGCGAGGGTGAGCGTCCCCGCGGCGATCACGGGGCGCGTCCCGAGGCGCGAGACGAGCGGCGCCGACGAGAGGATGCCGATCATCGACCCCAGGGAGAGCCCGAGGAGGACGAACCCCATCTCGTCGATCCGGGCGTCCAGCAGCACCCGCACGTCGGGCGTGCGCGTCACCCACGACGAGATGCCGATGCCGGGCAGGAAGAACATCGCGAAGAGCGCGTTGCGGCGCAGGCGGATGGCGGTGGTCACGGGGGCGCTCTCGACGAGGACGGCAGAGTCGTCTCACGCTACACCGGGGAGGCGCCCCGTCGGCTCCGGAGCATCCGCCCTGTCAAGCCCCTCCCGCGGTGAGCGCGGGCCCGAGACGCTGGACCCATCCGATGAGAGAGGTGGGACATGAGCACATCGACGTTCCCCGACGAACCGCAGCGACCGTCCGATCCGGAGCAGGCCCATCCGTCGCAGGCCGAGGGGGAAGACCCCGATGCGCCCCTGGGCGAGCCCGACCCGGAGCCCGGCGGGCATCCCTCGCAGGCGGAGGGCGAAGAGGGCTGAGGCGGGCCACGAACGCGCGACGCCCCGGGCGGCTCCGGTTCACGCTCCGAGCGCGGTGAGGGAATCGTCCAGCGCGTCGACGAGACGGGGGACGTCGGCCGCGGAGATCGCCAGGGGCGGCCGAAGCTTCAGCACGCTGTTCGACGGCCCGCACACGCTCGTGAGCACCCTGCGCTCGCGCAGCTCCTCGAGCACGGCGAGAGCGAGAGCCGTGTCCGGCGCCTTCGTCTCGCGGTCCTCGACGAGCTCGAGCCCCGTGTAGAGCCCGGCGCCGCGCACGTCGCCGATGCGCGGATGGGCGTCGGCGAGGTCGCGGAGAGCCGTGCGCATGGCCTCGCCCATCTCGAGCGCGTGCGCCTGCAGGCCCTCGCCGCGGATGGTGTCGAGCACGGCCTGCGCAGCGGCGATCGCGACGGGATTGCCGCCGAAGGTGTTGAAGTAGGGGCGCGCCGTGCTGAACGGCTCGAGCACCTCGCGGCGGGCGATCATCGCGGCGATCGGGAAGCCGTTGCCCATGGGCTTGCCCGTCGTGACGATGTCGGGCACGAGACCGTGGCGCTGGAAGCCCCAGAAGTCCTCCCCCGTCCTGGCGAACCCGGGCTGCACCTCGTCGGCGACGAACACTCCCCCGTGGGCGTGCACGAGGTCGACGGCGTCGGCGATCATGCCGCGCTCGCCCGTGTAGATGCCGTCGGACGAGAACGACGAGTCGGCGATGAGCCCCGCGAGGCCGTCGCCCGACCGCTCGATGTCGGCGATCGCCTCCGCGACCGCTGCGCTGAACGCTGCGCCGGCCGCCTCGGACGACACGTACCGGTACGTGTCGGGCGGATCGACCACGCGCAGGGCCGGGTCCATCGCCTCCGCGCCCGACAGCGACGGCGAATGCGCGGAGACGAGGGCCGTGTTGCCGTGGTAGGCCTCGCTCGTCGCGATCCACGCCCGGCCGCCGGTGTACTCGCGGCCCACGCGCAGCGCGAGATCGTTCGCCTCCGACCCGGTGCAGACGAACATCACCTGCTCCAGCGCTGCGGGCATGGTCGAGACGAGGTCGTCGGCGTAGTCGAGCACGGCGCCGTGCAGGTAGCGCGTGTGCGTGTTGAGCAGGGACATCTGCCGGTGCACCGCGTCCACGACCGCGGGGTGCGCGTGGCCGACGGACGGGACGTTGTTGTAGAGGTCGAGGTACTCGTTGCCGTCCGCATCCCACGCGTGCGCGCCGCGGCCTCGGACGAGCTCGACGGGGTCGCGGTAGAAGAGCCGGTACGCGGCGCCCAGGCGGTGCTGCCTGCGCTCGACGAGCGCGCGGCGCCGGTCGTCGAGCGCGGCCGCGTCGGCGGCCTTGAAGCTGTTGCCGTCGAGGATGCTCGCGTTGCCTGTCGTCATGCGCCGTCCGTCCGTGTCGTGGTGCTCCCATCCTCCGGCGGCGCGAGGGCGTTCGCGAAGGACTTCTGTTTCCGGGCCGTAACATCTGCGCGCCCCCGATAAATGGCGTGTAACAGCTCGTGCGATCAGGCGGAGGGGCCGACGCCGCCGCGCGTATGGTCCCTGCATGACACGCGTGGATCCCGCCGCCGGGCTGGCCGCCTTCGATCGTCTCCGCCGGGGTGCGCCCGCGCCCGCGTGGGTGCGCGACGGCATCCTGCGCGGGTGGGGCCTGCCAGCCGACGCCGCGGCGACCCTCATCGTGCTGTCGGAGAACATCACGTTCCGTGTCGACGTCGGCGATGTGCCGACGCTCGTCGTGCGCCTCGGGCGCCCGGGCTATGCCGGCGGGGTCGATCACCTCCGCGCCGAGCTGCTGTGGGTCGAGGCCCTGCGCGCGGACATCGACGCGCCGACTCCCTCTCCCGTCCGCGGCGCCGACGGGGCGCTCGTCCAGCGCCTCCCGGACGAGTCGGGGCGGACGTGGACCGCTGTCGCGTTCGAGTTCGTCGTCGGCACGATCCTCGAGGAGCAGCCGGACATCGCGCGGCACTTCGCGAGCATCGGCCGCCTCACCGCTCAGCTGCACGAGCACGCGCGGTCATGGGACCCGCCGGAGGACTTCGTCCGCTTCGAATGGCGGGTGCGCGACATGGTCGGGGCGGACGCCCGCTGGGGCGACTGGCGCGCGGCGGCGCTCTCGGACGCCGAGCGGGAGATGCTCGAACGCGCGGAGGTCGCGGCCCGCGCCTCCCTCGACGCGGCCGGTGTCGACCGGTCGCCCGCGCACGCCGGCCTCATCCACGCCGACCTCCGTCCGTCGAACGTCATGACGACGACGGACGCGGCGAATCCGCTCGTCGTCATCGACTTCGACGACTGCGGGCACGGCTTCTACCTGTACGACTTCGCGGCCGCTCTGACCTTCTACGAGCATCGTCCCGAGGCGCTCGAGATGGCCGGCCGGTGGATCGACGGCTACACGCAGATCCGGCCGCTGTCGACCCACGACCTCGCCGCCGCCGCGGCACTGTCCCTCCTGCGCCGCC
This window of the Microbacterium sp. AB genome carries:
- a CDS encoding ABC transporter permease, whose amino-acid sequence is MSRFSAVLSRSVRQPGAVLAITALLLFVGWAAFPQLFATHDPVDDLDPASSLTGPSAAHWFGTDLLGRDVYSRVVYGARVSLLAGTLAVAISLVVGTALGMIAASVGRWVDSAISRFVDVLVAIPGLLLSMAFVSILGFGVERVAIAVGIAGIPGFARLARAETIRILSLPYFDAARTSGTSGPLTLVTHIVPNATGPVIVLAGLELGGAILSVAALSFLGFGAVPPHPEWGSMVNEGRIQIAEAWWLTTFPGLVIVLTVLSLNRLSRNARTRAR
- a CDS encoding ABC transporter ATP-binding protein, with amino-acid sequence MTDEPLLDIEGLRIEYRSRRGDHVAVDGVDLSVARGETVAVVGESGSGKTSIGRAVLGLHRRRTRVAGRIGFQGRDLLHLTAKQWRSVRGREVALIPQDPMASLNPLRRVRAQVAEALTTHGVASSKARERADQALRDAGLTRVDQIGARYPHQLSGGQRQRVLIAMAIVGRPALIVADEPTSALDVTVQKYILDGIQDLIASSRTSLLLITHDLAVAAERADRIAALDRGAIVEDAPARVVAARPQHAYTRSLIASLPQRSPHPLVSPAAADAPAVLSAEGLRRSFGEAVALDDVDLVLRRGQTLGVVGESGSGKTTLARVLLGLDEADAGTIRLDDGEERGRTRSRSFRSRVQPVFQDPYSSLDPSHSIAWSVLEPVRALTSLGPRAQRRRLEETLDQVRLPSSIASRRPDELSGGQLQRAAIARALSVRPDVLVCDEAVSSLDVTIQAQILEFLAQLQRETSLSYLFITHDLAVLRLVCESVLVMRDGRVVERGTTESVFADPRSAYTQELIAAIPAWGTAFAPEA
- a CDS encoding MFS transporter, with the translated sequence MTTAIRLRRNALFAMFFLPGIGISSWVTRTPDVRVLLDARIDEMGFVLLGLSLGSMIGILSSAPLVSRLGTRPVIAAGTLTLALGVAVIGLGTAFGASPVVAMGLGLFGLGMGGGEVALNVEGAEVEQAMGRSVMPLMHGFFSLGTVAGAIAGMLLTAVAFPVVLHLVIVSVIVVAGLVVAIRGIPAGIGRRPVVRDDSSTRAATAPRPAVWRDPGLLLVGGIILALAMAEGTANDWLPLVMVEGHGLDAALGSAVYVIFAASMTAGRFAGGWFVDRFGRAAVLGASAFLGAVGLAVVIFVDHQGAAAAAVVLWGLGASLGFPVALSAAGDSGEDTAARVSFAATIGYVAFLVGPPVLGLLGERFGLRQAMIVVLVLVGAAVFLAPAARTKAERELRAVR
- a CDS encoding aspartate aminotransferase family protein codes for the protein MTTGNASILDGNSFKAADAAALDDRRRALVERRQHRLGAAYRLFYRDPVELVRGRGAHAWDADGNEYLDLYNNVPSVGHAHPAVVDAVHRQMSLLNTHTRYLHGAVLDYADDLVSTMPAALEQVMFVCTGSEANDLALRVGREYTGGRAWIATSEAYHGNTALVSAHSPSLSGAEAMDPALRVVDPPDTYRYVSSEAAGAAFSAAVAEAIADIERSGDGLAGLIADSSFSSDGIYTGERGMIADAVDLVHAHGGVFVADEVQPGFARTGEDFWGFQRHGLVPDIVTTGKPMGNGFPIAAMIARREVLEPFSTARPYFNTFGGNPVAIAAAQAVLDTIRGEGLQAHALEMGEAMRTALRDLADAHPRIGDVRGAGLYTGLELVEDRETKAPDTALALAVLEELRERRVLTSVCGPSNSVLKLRPPLAISAADVPRLVDALDDSLTALGA
- a CDS encoding phosphotransferase enzyme family protein; the encoded protein is MTRVDPAAGLAAFDRLRRGAPAPAWVRDGILRGWGLPADAAATLIVLSENITFRVDVGDVPTLVVRLGRPGYAGGVDHLRAELLWVEALRADIDAPTPSPVRGADGALVQRLPDESGRTWTAVAFEFVVGTILEEQPDIARHFASIGRLTAQLHEHARSWDPPEDFVRFEWRVRDMVGADARWGDWRAAALSDAEREMLERAEVAARASLDAAGVDRSPAHAGLIHADLRPSNVMTTTDAANPLVVIDFDDCGHGFYLYDFAAALTFYEHRPEALEMAGRWIDGYTQIRPLSTHDLAAAAALSLLRRLTMLGWATTHRADALPSDLWDENLPGTVEVGRRYLSDPLRIVRG